In one Microbacterium invictum genomic region, the following are encoded:
- a CDS encoding cytochrome c, translating to MPRKKPHRSTGRRSPWAAAALIGIGLLITGGVYAGASAAVAATDDGGSTQELTVEDGELLFQANCATCHGLDLQGSEAGPSLYGVGELSVHFQVSTGRMPLQAQGPQAPQKPVQFTDAQTQALAEYVQSVAPGPEFPADEVLDGEGDASHGGELFRINCAMCHNVAGAGGALTEGKYAPALDGTSPLNIYAAMVTGPQNMPVFNNMNLSLEEKRDIITYLLYIQENRSPGGFELGSLGPVSEGLFIWIFGIGSLIAITVWVTAKSN from the coding sequence ATGCCACGCAAGAAACCGCACCGCTCGACCGGCCGCCGCAGCCCCTGGGCCGCCGCAGCGCTCATCGGTATCGGCCTCCTCATCACGGGGGGCGTCTACGCCGGAGCCTCCGCAGCGGTCGCCGCCACCGACGACGGTGGCTCGACACAGGAGCTGACCGTCGAGGACGGCGAACTGCTGTTCCAGGCCAACTGCGCCACGTGCCACGGTCTGGACCTCCAGGGTTCCGAGGCCGGCCCGTCGCTCTACGGCGTCGGTGAGCTGTCGGTCCACTTCCAGGTCAGCACCGGGCGCATGCCGCTGCAGGCGCAGGGTCCGCAGGCTCCGCAGAAGCCCGTGCAGTTCACCGACGCACAGACGCAGGCCCTCGCCGAGTACGTGCAGTCGGTGGCCCCAGGTCCGGAGTTCCCGGCCGACGAGGTTCTGGACGGTGAAGGAGACGCCTCGCACGGTGGCGAGCTGTTCCGCATCAACTGCGCGATGTGCCACAACGTCGCCGGTGCCGGTGGCGCCCTGACCGAGGGCAAGTACGCCCCGGCTCTGGACGGCACGTCGCCGCTGAACATCTACGCCGCGATGGTGACCGGCCCGCAGAACATGCCGGTGTTCAACAACATGAACCTCTCCCTCGAGGAGAAGCGGGACATCATCACCTACCTGCTCTACATACAGGAAAACCGGTCCCCCGGTGGGTTCGAGCTCGGTTCGCTGGGCCCGGTCTCCGAGGGTCTGTTCATCTGGATCTTCGGCATCGGTTCGCTGATCGCCATCACCGTGTGGGTCACGGCGAAATCCAACTGA
- a CDS encoding ubiquinol-cytochrome c reductase iron-sulfur subunit translates to MAHEDDALAHERDSWKPSSGLAVAVKEPVQTPALPPHRERMTDKDPAAMKRAVRTVYTLFYLSVAGSIAAMVAYFAFPIESGRLTDIRYNNLFIGLGIALALLAIGIAAIHWSKAIMADKEHIEPRHATRGKDTTRAAVVESFRTANEESGFGRRALIRNGLFAALAASILPGITLFRGLAPFDSTENPIAGNPVALLEHTMWGEGMRLALDPTGEPIRAADVTLGSAFHVIPEPLAELSHEEGYLEEKAKAIVLLMRLRPEDLPAETNRLDWTYDGIVAYSKVCTHVGCPVALYEQLTHHLLCPCHQSQFDVANGARVIFGPAARPLPQLPITVDDEGYLVAQSDFTEPVGPSFWERR, encoded by the coding sequence ATGGCACACGAGGACGACGCGCTCGCCCACGAGAGGGATTCCTGGAAGCCCTCGAGCGGTCTTGCCGTGGCCGTCAAGGAGCCGGTCCAGACGCCGGCTCTGCCGCCCCACCGTGAGCGGATGACGGACAAGGACCCCGCCGCGATGAAGCGGGCGGTCCGCACGGTCTACACCCTGTTCTACCTGTCGGTCGCCGGCAGCATCGCCGCGATGGTGGCGTACTTCGCGTTCCCGATCGAGAGCGGTCGGCTCACCGACATCCGGTACAACAACCTCTTCATCGGTCTGGGCATCGCCCTGGCCCTGCTGGCCATCGGCATCGCCGCGATCCACTGGTCGAAGGCGATCATGGCCGACAAGGAGCACATCGAGCCCCGGCACGCCACGCGCGGCAAGGACACGACCCGCGCCGCGGTCGTGGAGTCGTTCCGCACGGCCAACGAGGAGTCCGGTTTCGGTCGCCGCGCACTGATCCGCAACGGACTGTTCGCCGCGCTGGCCGCCTCGATCCTGCCCGGCATCACGCTGTTCCGCGGTCTCGCTCCTTTCGACTCGACGGAGAACCCGATCGCGGGCAACCCGGTCGCGCTCCTGGAGCACACGATGTGGGGCGAGGGCATGCGCCTCGCGCTCGACCCCACGGGCGAGCCCATCCGCGCCGCGGACGTCACCCTCGGATCGGCGTTCCACGTCATCCCCGAACCCCTCGCCGAGCTCTCCCACGAGGAGGGCTACCTCGAGGAGAAGGCCAAGGCGATCGTCCTCCTCATGCGTCTGCGTCCGGAGGATCTGCCCGCCGAGACCAACCGCCTGGACTGGACCTACGACGGGATCGTGGCCTACTCCAAGGTCTGCACGCACGTCGGCTGCCCCGTGGCTCTCTACGAGCAGCTGACCCACCACCTGCTGTGCCCCTGCCACCAGTCGCAGTTCGACGTGGCCAACGGCGCACGGGTGATCTTCGGCCCGGCCGCCCGGCCGCTGCCGCAGTTGCCGATCACCGTCGACGACGAGGGCTACCTCGTCGCCCAGAGTGACTTCACCGAACCCGTTGGGCCGAGCTTCTGGGAGCGTCGATGA